The Streptomyces taklimakanensis nucleotide sequence TCCGCCCGGAGCGGGAGGCCGTCCGGCTCGTCGGAGCGGTGGCGCGCGGTCGTGGTGCGCCGGGAGCGGGGCGCGGAACGGACCGTGCGCCGTTGAGCGCCCGTTCCGCGCCTTTCCCGAAGCCTTCCCGGCCCCTTCCCGGATCTTCCCCGGAGGCCGCGTGGCCGCGGACCCCGTGTCCCGGATCGCGGGACGTCAGCGGGTCAGCGGAACTTCGCCTTGCCCGGTCCCTCCTCGACGAAGCTGCGCATGCCGATCTCCCGGTCCTCGGTCGCGAACAGTCCGGCGAACCAGGTGCGTTCGATCGCGAGTCCGGTGTCGATGTCCGCCTCCAGGCCCGCGTCGACGCATTCCTTGGCGGCGCGCAGCGCGATGGCCGGACCGGCGGCCAGCCTCGCCGCCCAGGCGTGCGCCTGTTCGTAGACCTCGGCGGCGGGCACCACCCGGTCCACCAGGCCGATCGTCAGCGCCTCGTCCGCCCCGACCTGACGACCGGTGAAGATCAGGTCCTTGGCCTTCGCCGGGCCGACCAGCCGCGCCAGCCGCTGGGTGCCGCCGGCCCCCGGGATCAGGCCGAGCAGGATCTCCGGCTGGCCGAGCCTGGCGTTCTCCGCGGCGATCCGGATGTCGGCGCACAGGGCCAGTTCGCAGCCGCCGCCGAGCGCGTAACCGGTCACCGCGGCCACCACCGGCTTGGGGATGCGGGCCACGGCGGTGAAGGAGTCCTGGAGACCGCGGGAGCGGGCGACCATCGCCGCGTGGTCCATCTCGCGCATCTCCTTGATGTCCGCGCCCGCCGCGAACACCTTCTCGCCGCCGTAGATCACCACGGCCCGCACATCGTCGCGTCGCGCGCACTCCTCGGCCAACTCGCGCAGCCGGTCCTGGGTGGCGACGTCCAACGCGTTCATGGGGGGACGGTCCAGTCGGAGGGTGCCGACGCCCTCGGAGACCTCAAGAGTCACAGTCATGGGGGCAGGTTAGCCCCCGTTAACGGGGAGTGGGCAGGCGCCCTCGCGCGCCGCGGTGCGCCCGGCGTGCCACTCGGTCGGAGCAGCGGCGGCGATCACGCGGGTGAGGCGGACGAGAGGAACGGGAACACTCCCGGCAGACCCGGACACGGGGGCCGACGGCCGGGACGGTGCCGCGCGATCGCCGTGTCCGCCCAGCCGCGAGCCGCCGGAGGCCGATCGTGTCCGACGTGTACAGCGCCCCCGAACAGCAGTCGCGCCGGGCGACGGCGTCCGGTACGCCACGGGCCCACGCCCCGGGGCCGTCCGGCGGCCCCCGAGCGGCCGGGGCGACCGTGTGGCCGGGCAGCCCCCAACCGCTGGGCGCCCGTCACCACATCGGCCCCGGCGGGGTGGAGGGCACCAACTTCGCCCTCTGGTCGGCCGGTGCCGAGGCCGTCGAGGTCTGCCTCTTCGACGACGACGGCACCGAGACGCGCTGCCCGCTGACCGAGCACACCCACGAGATCTGGCACGGCTTCGTCCCCGGCGTCCGTCCCGGCCGGCGGTACGGCTACCGGGTCCACGGCCGCTGGGACCCCTGGACGGGCGCCCGGTGGAACCCCGCCAAGCTGCTGCTCGATCCCTACGCCCGCGCGGTGGACGGCGAGTACACGCTGCCGCCGGAGGCCTACGGCCACGTCCGCGACTGGCCGCAGCCCCAGCTGGCCGACACCGTCCGCGACGAGCGGGACTCGGCGCCGTACGTGCCCAAGGGGGTCGTCGTCGACTCGGCCCTCGACGCGGGCACGGGGGCCGGGGACGAGTGGATCGACGACCGCCGTCCCAAGGTCCCCTGGTCGGACTCGGTCATCTACGAGCTGCACGTGCGCGGCTTCACCATGCGCCACCCGGACGTCCCGCCCGAGCTGCGCGGCACCTACGCGGGGCTCGCGCACCCGGCCGCGATCGAGCACCTGACACGGCTGGGGGTGACGGCGGTGGAACTGCTGCCGGTCCACCAGTTCGCCCACGAGGACCATCTGCTCCGCCGCGGTCTGCGCAACCACTGGGGCTACAACTCCATCGGCTACTTCGCGCCGCACGCCGCGTACGCCGCCACCGGCACGCGCGGCCGGCAGGTGGGGGAGTTCCGGAGGATGGTGCGCGCGCTGCACGCCGCCGGGATCGAGGTCATCCTCGACGTGGTCTACAACCACACCGCCGAGGGCGGCGAGTTCGGGCCCACGCTCTCCCTGCGCGGCATCGACAACCGCGGCTACTACCGGCTGGCCGACGATCCGCGCCACCACGTCGACTACACCGGCTGCGGCAACACCCTCCACGTGGTCCAGCCCCAGGTGTTGCGCCTGATCACCGACTCGTTGCGCTACTGGGTGCGGGAGATGGGCGTGGACGGGTTCCGGTTCGATCTGGCGGCGACGCTGGCCCGCTCCATGCACGACGTGGACATGCTCTCGCCGTTCCTGGCGGTCATCGCCCAGGACCCGGTGCTGCGCCGGGTGAAACTGATCGCCGAACCGTGGGACGTCGGCGCGGGCGGCTACCAGGTCGGGGCCTTCCCGCCGCTGTGGACGGAGTGGAACGACCGTTACCGCAACACCGTCCGCGACTTCTGGCGGGGAGCCCTGCCGGACGTCCGCGACCTGGGGTACCGGCTGTCGGGCTCCAGCGACCTGTACGCGTGGGGCGGGCGGCGCCCGTACGCGTCGGTCAACTTCGTCACCGCGCACGACGGTTTCACCCTGCGGGACCTGGTGAGCTACGAGCGCAAGCACAACGAGGCCAACGGCGAGGACAACCGTGACGGGACGGACGACAACCGGTCCTGGAACTGCGGTGTGGAGGGCGAGACCGACGACGGGGGAATCCGTGCCCTGCGGCGGCGGCAACTGCGGAACCTGCTCACCACGCTGCTGCTGTCCACCGGGGTGCCGATGCTGGTGGCCGGTGACGAGATGGGCCGCACCCAGGGCGGCAACAACAACGCCTACTGCCAGGACAACGAGATCGGTTGGGTGGACTGGTCGTTGCGGGAGGAACCCGGTTGGCGGGCGCTGTTCGACCTGACCTCGCGGCTGATCGCGCTCCGCCGGAACCATCCGGTGCTGCGGCGGCGCGCCTTCTTCTCCGGCCGTGCGCACGGCCCCGAAGGACTGCGCGACCTGGCCTGGTTCACCGGGAGCGGAGAGGAGATGACCGAACCCGACTGGTACGCGCCCGGCGCCACGTTGGGCATGTACCTGTCCGGCCGGGACATTCCGCAGCGTGACGCCCGCGGCGCCCCGGTGGTCGACGACAGCTTCCTGGTCCTCCTCCACGCCGGTCACGCGTCCCGGGCCTTCCGGCTGCCCGGCCCGCCGTGGGGACGGGCGTACGCCCTGGTGGTGGACACCTCGTCGGAGGAGCAGGAGCGGGAGCCGGGCACGGTTCACCCGGCCGGCGAGGAGGTGGAGGTTCCCGGACGGTCGGTGCTGATGTGGCGGGTGGTGAGCTGAGTGGTCCGTGTGGCCGCTGTTGCCGGTGTGGTCGATGTGACGTCCGGTTAGGGTGTGCGCGTCACGACCGCACAACGGAGGAGCAGGTGTCGATGGCCGAGATCGAGGCCGCACGCGAGGTTTTCGACCGGTTCGACCTGAACAAGGACGGACTGATCACCGCCGCGGAGTTCCAGCAGGCGATGGGCGAGCTGGGGGACCACAACGTCACGGTGGGCCTGGCCCAGACCCTGATAGACCAGCACGACGGCAACGGCGACGGCCTGCTCTCCTTCGAGGAGTTCTGGGCGGCGCGCCAGAAGGCCGCCACGTTGGCGTAGGGCGCGGGTCGGGTCCCGCGGGCGGGGCGGACGTCACTGGTCGGCACCAATGGCGTCCGCCCCGCCTTCTTGTACGTGACATGTCATCCGCTCTACGGTGAGCCCGCCGCGGCCGAACGGTACGGCGGCTCCCAGGTCCGCCGCGCGCCGGGCCTCCGAACGGACCTTCCGGACGGGGGCGAGGCGCCGGCCCGAACCGGAGGATCGCGATGCGCGCTCCGCGCACAACCCCCCACCGCATCCCGAAGCACACCCCGAAGCACACCCCGAAGAACCGTTTCCCCGGACTGGTCGCGCCCATCGCGGCGCTGCTGTGCCTGACCCTTGCCCCCGCCTCCCTCTCCCACGCCGCGTCCGGCGCCGCGCACACGTCCACGCGCGTAGCGCCCGGCGCGCAGGACGCTCCCGTCCAGACCTGGCAGGCCGACCTGAGCCACGTCGACGCCGACGACGCCGGCGTCCGCCACACCAAGGGCGCCCTGCGGACGACCGCCGGCACCGACGACGTCTCCTCCGCCCCCTCCGCCGTCTCCGCCGGGGCGCCCGGTCGCCACGGCACCCAGGTCCTCGCTCCCCACCGGATCGACCACCCCGCCGACCGCTTCCGCGCCGAACTCGACGCCCGGGTGCCCGACGACGCCCGCGTGGCCGTCGACGTCCGCGGCCGCTCGGG carries:
- a CDS encoding EF-hand domain-containing protein, which codes for MAEIEAAREVFDRFDLNKDGLITAAEFQQAMGELGDHNVTVGLAQTLIDQHDGNGDGLLSFEEFWAARQKAATLA
- the glgX gene encoding glycogen debranching protein GlgX, whose translation is MYSAPEQQSRRATASGTPRAHAPGPSGGPRAAGATVWPGSPQPLGARHHIGPGGVEGTNFALWSAGAEAVEVCLFDDDGTETRCPLTEHTHEIWHGFVPGVRPGRRYGYRVHGRWDPWTGARWNPAKLLLDPYARAVDGEYTLPPEAYGHVRDWPQPQLADTVRDERDSAPYVPKGVVVDSALDAGTGAGDEWIDDRRPKVPWSDSVIYELHVRGFTMRHPDVPPELRGTYAGLAHPAAIEHLTRLGVTAVELLPVHQFAHEDHLLRRGLRNHWGYNSIGYFAPHAAYAATGTRGRQVGEFRRMVRALHAAGIEVILDVVYNHTAEGGEFGPTLSLRGIDNRGYYRLADDPRHHVDYTGCGNTLHVVQPQVLRLITDSLRYWVREMGVDGFRFDLAATLARSMHDVDMLSPFLAVIAQDPVLRRVKLIAEPWDVGAGGYQVGAFPPLWTEWNDRYRNTVRDFWRGALPDVRDLGYRLSGSSDLYAWGGRRPYASVNFVTAHDGFTLRDLVSYERKHNEANGEDNRDGTDDNRSWNCGVEGETDDGGIRALRRRQLRNLLTTLLLSTGVPMLVAGDEMGRTQGGNNNAYCQDNEIGWVDWSLREEPGWRALFDLTSRLIALRRNHPVLRRRAFFSGRAHGPEGLRDLAWFTGSGEEMTEPDWYAPGATLGMYLSGRDIPQRDARGAPVVDDSFLVLLHAGHASRAFRLPGPPWGRAYALVVDTSSEEQEREPGTVHPAGEEVEVPGRSVLMWRVVS
- a CDS encoding enoyl-CoA hydratase/isomerase family protein translates to MTVTLEVSEGVGTLRLDRPPMNALDVATQDRLRELAEECARRDDVRAVVIYGGEKVFAAGADIKEMREMDHAAMVARSRGLQDSFTAVARIPKPVVAAVTGYALGGGCELALCADIRIAAENARLGQPEILLGLIPGAGGTQRLARLVGPAKAKDLIFTGRQVGADEALTIGLVDRVVPAAEVYEQAHAWAARLAAGPAIALRAAKECVDAGLEADIDTGLAIERTWFAGLFATEDREIGMRSFVEEGPGKAKFR